The following are encoded together in the Diabrotica undecimpunctata isolate CICGRU chromosome 7, icDiaUnde3, whole genome shotgun sequence genome:
- the LOC140445631 gene encoding 15-hydroxyprostaglandin dehydrogenase [NAD(+)]-like, with amino-acid sequence MVFDISGKIALITGGASGIGLHYAKELLRNGLQGVTLADVNPSAGASALEELEKEFGPNRAIFVQTDVTNRQQFEGAFKKTVETFKYIDILFNNAGILNDSTWEKELDINVKGTIIGILLAIEDYFPKFKQGREAVIVNISSTAACDCYPHIPVYSSSKAAVSALTKSWGVPYFYDKLKVRFVALCPGVTLTPLIQNIRGRNFGQIYDEYVKQGLKEDRWPKQKPEHVAQEAIKVLKYAPNGTLWLIEGGEPCYEIIPADRLTQKGNLLKTE; translated from the exons ATGGTTTTCGATATAAGTGGGAAAATTGCTTTAATCACCGGAGGAGCTTCAGGAATCGGTCTTCACTATGCAAAAGAATTGTTACGAAACGGCTTacag GGCGTCACTTTGGCTGATGTAAATCCATCTGCTGGTGCAAGTGCTTTGGAGGAGCTTGAAAAGGAATTTGGACCCAATAGGGCAATATTTGTACAGACAGATGTAACGAATCGGCAACAGTTTGAAG gtGCTTTTAAGAAGACTGTGGAAACCTTTAAATATAtcgatattttatttaacaacgcTGGTATCTTGAATGATTCTACATGGGAGAAAGAATTGGATATCAATGTT aaAGGGACAATTATAGGAATTCTTCTGGCTATAGAAGATTACTTTCCTAAATTCAAGCAAGGTCGTGAAGCTGTTATCGTCAATATTTCTTCAACTGCAGCTTGCGATTGTTATCCTCATATTCCAGTTTACTCTTCCTCAAAGGCTGCAGTCTCAGCTCTAACTAAATCTTGGGGAGTTCCATACTTTTATGATAAACTAAAGGTTAGATTCGTGGCCCTCTGTCCGGGAGTGACATTAACTCCATTAATTCAGAATATTAGAGGAAGAAATTTTGGACAAATTTACGATGAGTATGTGAAACAAGGATTAAaagaagatagatggccaaaacAAAA acCCGAACATGTAGCTCAAGAAGCAATCAAGGTACTAAAATATGCACCAAATGGAACACTTTGGTTGATTGAAGGTGGTGAACCATGTTACGAGATTATTCCAGCAGACAGACTCACACAAAAGGGAAATTTGTTGAAAACTGAATAA